TGCCGTGTAGCTCCACACGCTAAATTTAATTCTGTTGTAATATTCACCTGCTTTGTTTGTCTCACAGATGTGGAAACGTCACGCCAGCGCAGGAAATCGAAAAGCCGATCCGGAGAACAGCAAACCTCTTAAAGCGTTAGAGTTTTACCCCCGAGCCCGGATGGGGGCGAGTGTCCGGTGCAGGGAGTGGGGGGGAGGGGTGAACCGGAACAGATTTTTGCTTCAGAGACAGTGGAGCTCAGAGGGTTTGATGATGGATCCTGGTCTGCATGGTTCACTGAGGGTGGTGCTGACGTTCTCCATCACATTCCCTGGGGTTTTTTGTTCTCCCACCTCCTCTTTCTTCCTGTTCTTCAGTGCTGCATGCTGGGGCTGGAAGCTCCTGGTGTAAACATCTCATCACCTCTTGGTTTTCTTctgtgcttctctctctctctctctctctcttcaccgcTTCCTCACAgaacttgtttttaaaaaagaggagATCTCCATCGACATGAAGATGCTTCTGTATTTAAACCAATGGTGTTTTTCCTTGAATCAAGGAAGTGTCCGAGTTTTAGAAGAAGTGCTGCGTGTCTCTCAATCATCCGCCCGTggacttttctttctctcacgcCTGGAAGCGACGCCGAGTCCGAGTCCGAGTCCAGGCACAATCCAGTCACATCGAGCATGCACCGAATCCTGAGTGGACGAGAGAAACTCAAAGCACAAGGACAGAAAAgatcgagtgtgtgtgtgtgtgtgtgtaggactacTGACAACATTCAGACCTGCCATTAACTTTCCTTTTCAACTTTTACATAAATGCATTTTGATGTGAGAAAACTCAAGAGTGTGTTACTTTAAAAaccacatgttcacacacacacacacctttaacacACTTCAAGCACTGTAAACGAACGTTCCCATATAGAGCCGCTTGACTGCCGGCGTTTTCCTCGCCTCTACCTTCATTTTCCTCAGAACACACCGCTAGCTTtaggtttatttttaatacacgGACTCAAGAAGATTAGAAAAGGAGAcgattatattaaaaataatatttcgTTCGTTCTTCCTCGTTCCACAGCGCTTTCGTCTGTTTCTCTATTCTCATTCATTAGTTTTCTACAGCAGCATGTCCCCAAGTCTGTTATTCCTCTTATTACAACAGAGACTCTCCAATGACTTTTTTTGAAATTAAAGTTTTTATATccgtttatttcatttttatccgTATATAATTACCAATAACGTCGTCCTCAAAACAGGATAGCGCCCGCTGTAGCAgcaataaaaaagcaaaaaaaattcaacagatctcttaaacaaacaaacagaaaaacctGGCTTTTTGCTGAGGAACTCCTAAAGATATCGGAAAACACAAATCTTTAATCATTAATAAAGTCACTAAGATACAGGGATGATAACTTTATCCGTATGTTTTAGTAATAATATGTCAAATTGGGTTTATGATAAAACTTTCTGCTGAGTAAAAGTACacatatattgccaaaagtattgggacacccgtCCATATCATtcagttcaggggttggactcggccccttagttccagtgaaaggaactcttaatgcttcagcttcataccaagacattttggacaatttcatgctcttcaagtttggggatgatctttcctgttccaacatgactgcacaccagtgaccaaagcaaggtccataaagacatggatgagtgaatttggtgtggaggaacttgactgacctgcacagagtcctgacctcaaccccatagaacacctttgggatgaattagagcggagactgtgagcataaaattgtctaaaatgtcttggtatgaagctgaaccattaagagttcctttcactggaactaaggggtcgagcccaagccctgaaaaacaacaccggaATTctggggtgtcccaatacttttggaaatatgGTGTATCTCTGTATTGCCCCGCCCACAGAGTTTGATTGACAAGTCTACCTCAGCAGATTCACACAGTTCCTGCTATCCACAAAAATGACAACAGAAATTGAAACATCTCAAATTGTGTGTATAAAAGAAACCAGACATTCTGTCCTGAAAGTATTTAATAGGTTAAACACAAAGGATTCCCGTGGATGAAGAAAGGTTTTTTCTCCTCCTGCACTTTCTACATGAACATGCTCACATTCCTGCAGCGCAGACCTGCTTTCTGTTCATACAGTAAAGAAATTAACACCTTTTCAGGATAAAGCCAGTGTAATAAATTAAAGGCTTGTATTAATgagtcatttttaataatgaacttTTCCTTTAAATCTTGGTCAGGAAATAAGGgtgaagtgtttgtgtttttattcatgTCTTCAGTTATTTGTACAATAAAAACATCCTGGACACGTGTCCTGTCATTGACCTACAACATTCTAGCTGATCTAATCAAAGCTGTGGAGGATGGGTTCGTGGCCCGTCTCCTTCAAGAACCTCATCAGATCGTCCGGTTTCAGTCCTAGAGACGCGGCATTGGTCATCGGGTGAAAGTAAACCCTCTCGTGGCCTCCGTTGGCTAAATCGCTGTCCAGGACGAACCTGACGCTTTGGTCCTTGTCGCAGAAGAGAGCGAGAGCCGTGGCACAGCCCTGACCCACCCTAAGCTTCTCTAACATGGCCGCCTCGTCCGCAAAGCGCAGGTTCCCGCTGCCCAAACCCAGCTTCTTAGCCAGGTCGTTCAGGTTGACCTGGCGGTCATGACGCGCCGAGACGAGCCACAggcctttcttcttcttgtccttTAGGAAGAGGTTTTTCGCCACGGCTCCGTTCAGGTGCTGGATGTAAGGCATCATTTCCTCCACTGTAAAAACCTGATAGGAACAAACACATGGTGAGCTTTTATTAACTGAGTTTTTTGAGGGTTACTGTACAgttacaaacaaataaaaaatgctaGGTAtatcttacatttttttcaataattacacacaaatcTTCCATCTTTGTTTCGATTCTGCAAGCATACAGTGTCTCTTAAGACATGAAATTGTGACATCCTGCACCATCCACACTGTTTGTGTCACTCAATTCATCATGAGTGAAAAAGAAGATGATTCATCATCTTCTTGACCCACAACCACCAGTCTCAAGAAGACTCAAACCTTCTGTAGGCTACATCAAAGGCCATGATGCCGACCACTGGACTGTTATTGGACCAACAATGCTgttgcttattattattgtccttTTGGCTCAATGGTGTGAGTAAACATAaactacaaatgaaatatttacagagGTCTCCAGTCATATTCGTAATTGCCTTGtgttggtgcaggttttcatttttACCCCAATCAAGAGCACCAACATGATTTCAGCTTTTAATCTCGGATTTCAGTGGATGCAGTTGTGGCTTCTGGTTGATTGGGATAAAACCTGACTCCACACTGGGCTTTTACTCTTAACATCAGTTATGCCTGGTTTAGGGTTTAGTGGGAAGGAAGAAGCGGTCATTTCCTTTAGGCTTCCAGTGTCTTCATCACGTCTCTTCAACAAGATCTTCAGTTCTAATTAAATAGTGGACAACGTTCCCAGAAAGCACACAGGTACAGAAGACTAATACTGCGTGTTGGTTAGCGTTGAGGTCAAAGTTACACTTCCTACATTGGCTGGAGAGAAACTCCAGAGAAGCAATAAGAGCTGAAACAAAGCAACCATCTCCTCGGTCACTAAACAGTTCATTGTTTTCCCCGATTCTGTTTCACATGGTTGAACAATGGGACAAGCAAGTGACTGTTCACcagtggtttagtggtcagCATCATGACCTCTGATGCTCTACCTCCCTGGTTTAAGTCTGGGCTTTGGCTTTTAACTCAGGACTAACTCAAAAGTCCAGAAATCACCTACAGAAATGACATCAACGTGAGTAAGCTTTGCCCCAGCAGGTTGTAAAGTTGCTTGTTCAAACCCTGAGCCAAGATGAAGCATGTGGAAGATCCAGGATTGCTGGAGAGCTCTGTTTTTGTGGAGACACTGAACCAGTGTCTCTTCCTCTAAACACGTTTCAGCCAATACTTAAGACAAAAGTCCAATAAGCGAGCCCATTACCTGTCCTCTAATGGGGTATTAGTTAGCAACATGGCCTCTGCCTCAGTACATCTCTGGTTTGAGTCCATGCTTTTGCTTTGGTTTCTAACTCAAGTATAAAAAAAGGGCAAACTTGAGCAATTTATAAAGACAATAGCCCATTGATCAACATCCTGTGGTCGTGTAGATGTTAACGCCATGGGTTCTGGTTGTGTAAGGCCTGGAGTCGATTCTGTGTAACCCTTCACCAACTCTCTTAAGACAAAACTCCAAAAGCAAGCCTGCAGTGGCATTGAGGTTAGCATCACAGCCTCTGATGCTGCTTTGGCTTTTAGCTCAGGATTAAATACACAGAAGTGAGAAGTGGTGAAAATGGTGCATGTGGATAATAGTGCTAGAGAGGACACAGCCAAAGGTCCTTAAATAATCTAGGGAATGCTGTACCACACTCATTTTTTGGGTCCTCCAGCACCATTTTCAACATCTACCTTCTCACCACTGTCCAGCTCTTCCTGTTACTCAGAGAATCTATGTGGATGAGTTCTGAACCTTGACCATGACCATCCACCTTGACCGTGGATGAGTTCTGAAATATCCCCTAAACACTTCACTGGTTTGCTTTGAGAGGTAAATTAAGAGAAAAGTCCAATCAACAACAGCACCCCCTGGCCTGCAGTGGTGGAATGGTCATTCCATTGGTTCTGatatgtgtgactgtgtctctTTTCTTTAAACGCTTCACTAGTTCTCTTTGAACTGTGCTGATGTAGAGGTCAGTGCCATGGACTTTCCTATCTCAGGTCCCTGGGCCAAGTCTTGGTGTTTTTGCTTATAAGCAACAGCATCTTGTGGCGGTGTAAAGGTTAGTGCTGGGGCTCTGGGGCTTTAAACACTTCCCAGGATCACATGCTGCCATTTCTTCAGTACTGTTTAACCTGTCCTGGTGTAATGGTTAGTCTCCTGGCCTCTGAGCCAATACATCCCTGGTTTGAGTCTCTCCTTTGGCTTTTAACTTAAAATTAAGTAAAAGTTAATTTACCGAAAGATTAAACGCCCCGCCcccaaaacaaagacaaaaacaattgCCAGTGGTTGAGAAATACATTAAGATAAAAGTCTAATAAACACTAGCCACACCTGTCCTGTGGTTAGGGCACTTGTGAGGTCACTGGTTTAAGACAGTGTGTCTTTGCTTTATCCTTAAATACATCACTGGTCCATGCTGAGCGATTCATTAGGTCCAATAAGCAGCTGTATGCCACTCCCTTTTGGCAGtgtagtggttaaggctctggactCTCCTTCGTGAGGTCTTTGTTTTGAGTCTGGGAATCTCTACTTTAAATGCTTCATGGGATTATTTCACGCCATTTGTTAAAACAAAAGTCTAATAAGCAACAACATTTTGTTGAGTTCCTGTGGTGTAATGGTTAGTTCCACGGCTTCTGGGTTGAGTCTGGCTGTCTTTTCTTTAGTTTGTTTTGGTCATCTCCTAAAACAAATACCCAGTAAGCAACACCCAACCATGTGTCATGTAGTGGTCAGTGCTGTGACTTCTGGGCTGTGAACATCCTGTGTTGAGTCTGATCATCTTTGCTTTAAACACTTAATTGCAGTGCGCACCATCTTCAGTGGTGTAGCGGTTAGCGTCTCAGACTCTCATGTAGAAGGTACCTGGGTTGAGTCTGGGCAGTTCCTTTAAACACTTTACTGGGTCACGTTATGTCTTTTATTAAGACATAAGTCAAAAAAGCCAGCTGACCTGTAGTGGTGTAGCAGTTAGTTCCTTGACTGCTAGTAGGCGAGGTCTTGACCTCTAGTTAGTATACTTCAGCTCACATTGAGCCATTTGTTCAAAAGACCAAAAAGAACAATTCCTGACACCTGTAGTGGTGTGGGCTCTGGTGCACAAGGTCTCTTGTTTGCTTCACTGGCTCATTTTTACCCATTTATTAAGACAAAGGTCCATTATGAACATAAGCTCCATGTGGTGTAGTGGTTAGTGCCATGGTCTTGGCTTGTTGAGGTCCTTGGGTCAAATCCAGGTGCTGTTCCTTTAGTTCAGGATTAATTTAAAAAGGTGTACGGGGCTATACAGCAGCTGGGAAGGTCACAGGGCTGAATTCAGGTGCTTTAAATATTTCACTGGCTCGTGTTGAGATGTTTATaaagacaaaaatacaaaaagcagcGCTACACCCGTCCCTTCTGTGGTGGTATAGTGGTTAGTGGTGTGACCTCTGGTGCCTGAAGTCTGTGGGTCGACTCTGGGCAGTTTTGCTACACCTTTATGCGCGTCACTGCCTCGCTTTGAGACCTTTATTAAGACATGAGTGCCAAAAGCACATACTTTCCCCATGTGGTGTAGTGGTTAGTGCCACAGTCTGTAGGGCAGGAGGTCACTGGCTCAAGACCAGGTGTctttactttaattttaaatCATGGGTAATTAGACAAAGGTAACAAAAAGTCAACATATGAGCTGACTGGTAGACGGTCCTGTAGCTCATGTGGATGAGCATCGCCTCGAGAGTGAGAGGTTGCGGGTTCAAGCCCCCATTCAGGACTGAAAGATTGGATGGTGCAGAAGGGCCTGTAGGAGGAAAGGTGAGGCTTAGCTGCATGAGGCAGATAAGTGTAGGTGGGAGGAGGTGAGGTCAGAAAGGGGAAGAGATAGGTAGGGGAGCATGAGGAAGGTAGGGCAAGTTAGAGTACAAGGAAAGGAGAGAGCAGAAAGAGTGGGGCAGGGCAGCTGCAGGGGAGGACAGAGAAGAAGGTAGTGTGGGAGTGGTGAGTACAAGGAGAGAGGGGTGGCAGCTGCCTGGGAGGAGGTGGTGTTGGTGAAGGTAGGAGTTGGGGCAGCTGCCAGGGAGGAGTGTAGAAGGGGGTTAGAGCATAGCTAGAGGAAAAAAACCGCAGCGGGCCCGCCTTCTGCTCCTGCCGCCGGGCCCGCCTTCTGCTCCTGCCGCCGGGCCCGCCTTCTGCTCCTGCCGCCGGGCCCGCCTTCTGCTCCTGCCGCCGGGCCCGCCTTCTGCTCCTGCCGCCCCCTGCAGCCGGGCCCGCCTTCTGCTCCTGCCGCCCCCTGCAGCCGGGCCCGCCTTCTGCTCTTGCCTCCCCCTGCAGCCGGGCCCGCCTTCTGCTCTTGCCTCCCCCTGCAGCCGGGCCCGCCTTCTGCTCTTGCCTCAAGCTCCCCCATTCTGATCTCACCTCCCCCCATACAGCTAAGCCTCACCTTTCCTCCTACAGGCCCTTCTGCACCTTCTAATCTTTCAGTCCTGAATGGGGGCTTGAACCCGCAATCTCGCACTCCAGAGGCGATGCTCATCCACATGAGCTACAGGACTGTCTACCAGTCAGCGCATATGTTGACTTTTTGTTACCTCTGTCTAATTACCCatgatttaaaattaaaatagagACACCTGGTTTTGAGCCAGCAACCTCCTGCCCCACAGACTGTGGCACTAACCACCACACTACTGCAGAAGAGACAAGCAAGCTTCTGCTTTTTGTATATTTGTCTTGATAAACGCCTCAAAGCAAGCCAGAGAAATATCTAAAGCTGCTGTATAGCTATTTTCAGAACTGTTTAATTAACCCTGAACTAAAGGGAAGGTACCTGGACTTGACCCTGAAACCTCATGCAAGACACCATGTACACCAGAGCCCACAGCCCTGACCGCTACAGGACAGGTGTCTGGGTTTGTGCTTATTAGTCTTTTGAACAAACGGCTCAATGATAGCTGAAGTTTTTAAAGCACAGACACCCAGTCTCGGCCCACAGACCCGGAACACCAGAGGTCATGGCACTAACTGCTGCACCACCACAGGTCACAGTTTGTTTAGCCTCCGAGCCAAACCAAGCGCCGAGAAGTCGATCAAACTTGACTCTCTAGAGGAACTTGTAATAAGGTTTCCATAGGTGACCATTAACCATTATTAACGGGGTTAATCTGCGTCTGCGGGAACGCACCTCCTCCTCCACGAGCTTTACTTTACCCTTTACTTTTCACCTTCAAAAGGGGAAAATCTGAGCTGAGGTCCCTTTTACGGTCTTCCAAGAAAacgaggaaaagaaaagaaagtgtttCAAAGAAGGTCTTGACCCCCAGACTAACACAGAACAGGTAGTCagtcctcttttcttttctttacctTTTTTGTCTTAATAAAGGGTGCAAAGCAAGGCACTGAAGTCTCTAAAGCTAACACAAAGACACCCAGACTTGATCCATGGACCGCCCACATAAGAGCCACATAAGGACACTAACCACTACACCATCGTAGGACACGAGCTCACTGAAAGCCAGCGAAGTGTTGAAAGCAAAATTAATCAGGTTAAAGGCAGGAACATCACAGAGCAGCGGCCGCAGCACTCACTGCTGCTCACTGCAGGACAGGTGGCGCTATTGGACTTTTGTTGAGATGAGATGAGCTACAATAGCAGAAAGCCAttttatactatattgccaaaagttttaggaaatcaatgaattcaggtgttggtttTCAGgtcaataaaacaaacacagattaTAAATTCTTTGATTGACAGAGCCGGATTATAATCTTCACTTCGCCAGTCTGAGCCTAAAGCCTGAATGTTTGACACCTGAGATATATTAGAAATTTATAATACAGATGTGTAATGAACAGACAAAATGTCCCTGATATTTActacatatttaatatataaacataaaaatgtatatatattgtgtatgaATAATAATCATACGCCCTTTAAGGATTTTATTTGTCGCCACCTGGTGGTCAGTGGCAGAACTACATCACTGTACAAGTTactgtaaacaaacagaaaagcctTACTGCTACAACAACAGCTTCATATCATAGATGTTAGTgaatataattaatttaaagCCACCAAAGGTCACTATAtttatctcacacactcacagaataAGTAATAAATGATATGTAGTTATGAGAAACCCGTGGCTGCATGTAGAAGGATTTAATAAGCAAGCTTAAAGATTTCTTACCTCCGGATGTTCCACAGAAACAAAGTCAATATTCAGACTTTTTAGGAGATTTTCTAATTCCGTCCGCAGTTCAGCAGACTCCATTTTACTTTCCTGAGTTgcacaaaataaaagaatgaacgAGTTTCTATTTTTACACAACCGGCCACATCTCTGCTTCCGGGAGAGTTGCGCGGAAATGCGCATGCGCGTGAAGAAGCTGCAGCGAGACCACATGGCAAAGCCTCGGCGCACGTGGAGCATGTCCGAAAATCTCCCAGAGATTTATTACTTTTCATTATTTCTGAATACTAATGAGCACTAATGTACATTTCTTCCCATTtattaaaacaattatttagtaattaatataacataataaattaaattaatttagtaattaatatatacattttatatatatatatatatatatatatatatatatatatatatatatatatatatatatatatatatatatatatatattctcccATCATCTAAATCTCatcgattattattattattattattttttaaatgaataaattaggctaacacacacacacatacacacactcacacaaacatacacatatatatacacacacacact
This portion of the Hemibagrus wyckioides isolate EC202008001 linkage group LG29, SWU_Hwy_1.0, whole genome shotgun sequence genome encodes:
- the prorsd1 gene encoding prolyl-tRNA synthetase associated domain-containing protein 1: MESAELRTELENLLKSLNIDFVSVEHPEVFTVEEMMPYIQHLNGAVAKNLFLKDKKKKGLWLVSARHDRQVNLNDLAKKLGLGSGNLRFADEAAMLEKLRVGQGCATALALFCDKDQSVRFVLDSDLANGGHERVYFHPMTNAASLGLKPDDLMRFLKETGHEPILHSFD